In Nymphaea colorata isolate Beijing-Zhang1983 chromosome 13, ASM883128v2, whole genome shotgun sequence, one DNA window encodes the following:
- the LOC116266715 gene encoding receptor like protein 29-like, with translation MGGLVSLDLAYTWLVGTIPASMARLCNLTYLSLNHNGPTEAIPSGLGGLPLIHDLDLNYNRLRGQVPFRKEVVERLGPKLKLTGNDGLCLGSEIVGTGLVRLDVDGCISDNVAQSLARDGSVVSSSGSSLRLDSWYSVALALLPANLLTL, from the coding sequence ATGGGAGGGTTGGTCAGCCTCGATTTGGCCTACACTTGGCTCGTTGGCACTATCCCGGCTTCCATGGCTCGCCTGTGCAACCTGACCTACCTGTCCCTAAACCACAACGGGCCCACTGAGGCCATACCATCTGGACTCGGTGGGCTTCCCTTGATTCACGACCTCGACCTCAACTACAACCGGCTCAGGGGGCAGGTGCCGTTCCGGAAGGAGGTGGTGGAGCGGTTGGGCCCCAAGCTCAAGCTCACCGGAAACGACGGCCTGTGTCTCGGCTCGGAGATTGTCGGCACCGGCTTGGTCAGGTTGGACGTCGATGGCTGCATCTCTGACAACGTTGCCCAGTCGTTGGCCCGTGATGGCTCAGTGGTGAGCTCGAGCGGGTCGAGTCTCAGATTGGATTCTTGGTACAGTGTGGCTCTGGCCCTGCTGCCTGCTAACCTCCTCACGTTATGA